From the genome of Sphingobium sp. JS3065, one region includes:
- the proB gene encoding glutamate 5-kinase yields the protein MTASLSGFPPSQIRRLVIKIGSALLVDPQGQVREAWLRTLVADVAARKKAGQQIIIVSSGAIALGARRLKLPKGGRGSLEDAQAAAATGQIALSQCWASLLHEEGITAAQMLVTLDDLENRRRYLNASATLERLMALGVVPVVNENDSVATAEIRFGDNDRLAARIGQAARADAVVLLSDVDGLYTANPHVDANAMLIETIERIDARIAGMADGGSASGMGSGGMTSKIEAARIATGAGAHLAIISGKVDSPLSHWSDGGKGSIFLAAQAKGARKGWLAGRLTVRGRIVVDAGAEAALGRGNSLLPAGVAGIEGIFARGDVVDILAEDGRVIARGLIEYDSEEAARIAGKRSEDIATLLGHLPRSVLVHRDHMAMV from the coding sequence ATGACCGCTTCCCTCTCCGGCTTTCCCCCTTCCCAAATCCGCCGTCTGGTCATCAAGATCGGCTCCGCGCTGCTGGTCGATCCGCAGGGACAGGTGCGCGAAGCCTGGCTGCGCACGCTGGTCGCGGACGTCGCGGCGCGCAAAAAGGCGGGACAGCAGATCATCATCGTATCCTCCGGCGCCATCGCATTGGGAGCGCGGCGGTTGAAGCTGCCCAAGGGCGGTCGCGGCTCGCTGGAGGACGCACAGGCGGCGGCGGCCACGGGGCAGATCGCGCTCTCCCAATGCTGGGCGAGCCTGCTGCATGAAGAGGGCATCACCGCCGCGCAGATGCTGGTGACGCTGGACGATCTGGAAAATCGCCGCCGCTATCTCAACGCCTCCGCCACGCTGGAGCGGCTGATGGCGCTCGGCGTCGTGCCGGTGGTCAATGAGAATGACAGCGTCGCCACGGCGGAAATCCGCTTCGGCGATAATGACCGGCTGGCGGCGCGCATCGGACAGGCGGCACGGGCTGACGCAGTTGTGCTGCTGTCGGACGTCGACGGGCTTTACACCGCCAACCCGCATGTCGATGCGAACGCCATGCTGATAGAGACAATCGAGCGCATCGATGCGCGAATCGCCGGGATGGCGGACGGCGGCTCCGCTTCGGGCATGGGATCGGGGGGCATGACCTCCAAGATCGAGGCGGCGCGCATCGCCACGGGGGCGGGCGCGCATCTGGCGATCATCTCCGGCAAGGTGGATTCGCCGCTGTCGCATTGGAGCGATGGCGGGAAGGGATCGATCTTCCTCGCCGCGCAGGCCAAGGGGGCGCGCAAGGGCTGGCTGGCCGGCCGCCTGACGGTGCGCGGGCGCATCGTGGTGGATGCGGGTGCGGAGGCTGCCCTGGGGCGCGGCAATAGCCTGCTGCCCGCGGGCGTGGCGGGGATCGAGGGCATCTTCGCCCGCGGCGATGTGGTCGACATCCTGGCGGAAGACGGACGGGTGATCGCCCGCGGCCTCATCGAATATGACAGCGAGGAAGCGGCGCGCATCGCGGGCAAGCGGAGCGAGGATATCGCAACGCTGCTGGGGCACCTGCCCCGCTCTGTGCTGGTCCACCGCGACCATATGGCGATGGTCTGA
- the rplU gene encoding 50S ribosomal protein L21 yields the protein MFAVVRTGGKQYRVAAGDKIVVEKLAGEAGDKVTLDDVLFAGEGSDVKDAAKLTVAAEIIAQAKGEKVIVFKKRRRHNYRRRNGHRQNHTILKIVSIA from the coding sequence ATGTTCGCAGTCGTGCGCACGGGCGGCAAGCAATATCGCGTCGCCGCCGGAGACAAGATCGTCGTCGAGAAGCTGGCCGGAGAGGCTGGCGACAAGGTGACCCTGGATGACGTCCTGTTCGCTGGCGAAGGCAGCGACGTGAAGGACGCGGCCAAGCTGACCGTCGCCGCCGAAATCATCGCGCAGGCGAAGGGCGAGAAGGTCATCGTTTTCAAGAAGCGCCGCCGGCACAACTACCGTCGCCGCAACGGCCACCGCCAGAATCACACGATCCTCAAGATCGTGTCGATCGCCTGA
- a CDS encoding GNAT family N-acetyltransferase, with amino-acid sequence MFARTPRLLLRPGWMEDAPALAEAIGDPSVLRNLTRAPAPYGQADARTFLALPQDSRLPRLLAFSRTKGAPRLVGGCDIHLAEDGAAELGYWIARPYWGLGFATEAAQAVMDMARASGVRNVRAAHFADNPASGNVLRKIGFRPTGRIEKRFSLGRGAAADCLVFEEGEAARMMADSSIHLYADSQPALAA; translated from the coding sequence ATGTTCGCCCGTACCCCCCGCCTGCTGCTGCGGCCCGGCTGGATGGAAGATGCGCCGGCCCTTGCCGAAGCGATCGGCGATCCTTCGGTCCTGCGTAACCTGACCCGCGCGCCGGCCCCCTATGGTCAGGCCGATGCCCGGACCTTTCTGGCCCTACCGCAGGATTCGCGCCTGCCGCGCCTGCTGGCCTTCAGCCGCACCAAGGGCGCGCCGCGCCTGGTGGGCGGCTGCGACATCCACCTGGCCGAAGATGGCGCGGCGGAACTGGGCTATTGGATTGCCCGCCCCTATTGGGGCCTGGGCTTCGCGACGGAGGCCGCACAGGCCGTCATGGACATGGCGCGGGCGTCCGGGGTCCGCAATGTCCGCGCCGCCCATTTCGCCGACAATCCGGCATCGGGCAACGTGCTGCGCAAGATCGGCTTCCGCCCCACCGGACGGATCGAGAAGCGCTTCAGCCTGGGCCGGGGCGCGGCGGCGGACTGCCTGGTCTTCGAGGAAGGCGAGGCCGCCCGCATGATGGCGGATTCGTCCATCCACCTTTACGCGGATTCGCAGCCCGCGCTGGCGGCCTGA
- a CDS encoding DUF421 domain-containing protein, producing the protein MELLYSIVGPNDGTPSALQLCARAFLLFFYGILCIRIAGRRAFAHLSPLDIIVAIVVGSNISRAMMGNAPFVGALAATLLLVILYRLFAWMTVRHHGLGHMLKGDATVLIRDGRVDEEALKRNHLSQADLMEGLRMEQHASVDDVACATLERGGKISVVPKSK; encoded by the coding sequence ATGGAACTGTTATATTCAATCGTTGGCCCGAATGATGGAACACCCTCGGCGCTGCAACTATGCGCCAGGGCGTTCCTTCTCTTCTTCTATGGCATATTGTGCATCCGGATCGCGGGCCGCCGCGCTTTCGCGCATCTTTCCCCTCTCGATATCATAGTGGCCATCGTGGTCGGTTCGAACATCAGCCGGGCCATGATGGGAAACGCGCCCTTCGTCGGCGCGCTGGCGGCGACTTTGCTGCTGGTGATCCTCTACCGCCTGTTCGCCTGGATGACGGTTCGCCACCATGGCCTGGGCCATATGCTCAAGGGCGACGCGACCGTGCTGATCAGGGATGGCAGGGTGGATGAGGAGGCGCTCAAGCGCAATCATCTGAGCCAAGCCGACTTGATGGAGGGCCTGCGCATGGAACAGCATGCGTCCGTCGACGATGTGGCGTGCGCCACACTGGAACGGGGCGGCAAGATCAGTGTGGTGCCCAAATCGAAATGA
- the ligD gene encoding DNA ligase D, translating to MTAADPLAPYNAKRDFRRTREPAGKVAEKGGNSFVVQKHAATRLHWDFRLEIDGVLKSWAVTRGPSFDPADKRLAVRTEDHPLDYGSFEGNIPKGEYGGGTVMLWDRGTWEPVAGKSADDLDKGHLHFILHGERMKGEWLLVRMKGRPREKRENWLLRKIDDGEAGRGDALVERALTSVLTDRSMAQIEADAGATQSLKGAGDRAFVDKMRAAQAHNARVRSKKGRKAGATALPGFVKPQLATLVDSVPAGNDWLHEIKYDGYRMLIATDGPKVKLFTRNGLDWTDKFGPLAEKIAALDLPPALIDGEIVAFGDDGNPSFSALQAVLKRGHGAQRADTPFHLFTFDLLFLDGMDLRPLSTVERKERLEALLHDSEPPVHVADHLIGAGENLYRSLCDAGQEGIIAKRIDAPYRSGRTRNWVKVKCTRRQEFILVGWTRSKAKGRAFSSLLLAQKEGRAMVYKGKVGTGFDAAAMEGLAGAMAPLATDKAPLDVPRAEARNVQWIRPRLVAEVAFAEFTGDGRVRHGAFLGLRSDKPAKAVQPEKAEPAPLPQSGVKISNRERIIFPEDGLTKGDLADYYARIAPLMLPFAANRPISLVRCPQGRGKKCFFQKHDSGSFGDHVRHVPIREKNAGWEDYLYVEDTDGLLACVQMGTIEFHGWASRADAVEKPDRMIFDLDPDEGMDFAHVRKGAQDIRDRLGDIGLVSFAMLSGGKGVHVVVPLTPGHDWDAHKDFASRFAQALSAAEPDRFVATMSKAKRKGRIFIDWLRNQRGSTAVLPYSARARPGAPVAVPIDWDELGEMKDAHPFGIGAAEKLWQRSRELKGWGFAAQGLPEL from the coding sequence ATGACGGCCGCCGACCCACTTGCCCCCTATAATGCCAAGCGCGATTTCCGGCGCACCCGCGAACCGGCGGGCAAGGTCGCGGAAAAGGGCGGCAACAGCTTCGTCGTCCAGAAACATGCGGCGACCCGGCTGCATTGGGATTTCCGGCTGGAAATAGACGGCGTGCTCAAAAGCTGGGCGGTGACCAGGGGGCCTAGTTTCGATCCCGCCGACAAGCGGCTTGCCGTTCGTACCGAGGACCATCCGCTCGACTATGGCAGTTTTGAGGGCAATATCCCCAAGGGCGAATATGGCGGCGGCACCGTCATGCTGTGGGACCGGGGCACATGGGAACCGGTGGCGGGCAAGAGCGCCGACGATCTGGACAAGGGGCATCTTCATTTCATCCTGCACGGCGAACGGATGAAGGGCGAATGGCTGCTCGTCCGCATGAAGGGCCGACCCAGGGAGAAGCGGGAGAACTGGCTGCTCCGCAAGATCGACGATGGAGAGGCGGGCAGGGGCGACGCGCTGGTCGAACGCGCCCTGACCAGCGTGCTGACGGATCGATCCATGGCGCAGATCGAGGCGGATGCAGGGGCCACCCAATCGTTGAAGGGCGCCGGGGACAGGGCGTTCGTCGACAAGATGCGGGCGGCGCAGGCGCACAATGCCAGGGTGCGGTCGAAGAAGGGGCGCAAAGCGGGCGCGACGGCGCTTCCCGGTTTCGTGAAGCCGCAACTGGCGACGCTGGTCGACAGCGTGCCCGCCGGGAACGACTGGCTGCATGAGATCAAATATGACGGCTATCGCATGCTGATCGCGACCGATGGCCCGAAAGTGAAGCTGTTCACGCGCAACGGCCTGGACTGGACAGACAAATTCGGCCCGCTGGCGGAAAAGATCGCCGCGCTGGACCTGCCGCCCGCGTTGATCGATGGGGAGATCGTCGCCTTTGGCGATGACGGCAATCCCAGCTTTTCGGCGCTGCAGGCGGTGCTGAAACGCGGCCATGGCGCGCAGCGGGCCGACACGCCCTTCCATCTCTTCACCTTCGACCTGCTCTTCCTGGACGGCATGGACCTGAGGCCGCTTTCCACCGTCGAGCGCAAGGAACGGCTGGAGGCGCTGCTGCATGACAGCGAACCGCCCGTCCATGTGGCAGACCATCTGATCGGCGCTGGGGAGAATCTCTATCGGTCGCTTTGCGATGCCGGGCAGGAAGGCATCATCGCCAAGCGCATCGACGCCCCCTATCGCAGTGGCCGGACCCGCAACTGGGTCAAGGTCAAATGCACCCGGCGGCAGGAATTCATCCTGGTCGGCTGGACCAGGAGCAAGGCTAAAGGCCGCGCCTTTTCCTCCCTGCTGCTCGCCCAGAAGGAAGGAAGGGCGATGGTCTACAAGGGCAAGGTCGGGACGGGCTTCGACGCGGCGGCAATGGAAGGTTTGGCCGGGGCGATGGCGCCGCTGGCCACCGACAAGGCTCCGCTGGACGTGCCGCGGGCGGAGGCGCGGAACGTGCAGTGGATCAGGCCGCGCCTGGTGGCGGAGGTCGCCTTCGCCGAATTCACCGGTGACGGACGTGTCCGCCATGGCGCTTTCCTGGGCCTGCGGTCTGACAAGCCAGCCAAAGCCGTGCAGCCGGAAAAGGCCGAACCCGCGCCCTTGCCCCAAAGCGGGGTGAAGATCAGCAATCGCGAACGGATCATCTTTCCCGAAGATGGCCTGACCAAGGGGGATCTGGCGGACTATTATGCGCGCATCGCTCCCCTGATGCTGCCCTTTGCCGCCAACCGGCCGATCAGCCTTGTCCGCTGTCCGCAGGGGCGCGGGAAGAAATGCTTCTTCCAGAAACATGACAGCGGATCTTTCGGCGATCATGTCCGGCACGTGCCGATCCGCGAGAAGAATGCGGGGTGGGAGGATTATCTCTATGTCGAGGATACCGACGGCCTGCTCGCCTGCGTGCAGATGGGCACCATCGAATTTCACGGCTGGGCGAGCCGCGCCGACGCGGTGGAGAAGCCCGACCGCATGATCTTCGACCTCGACCCGGACGAGGGCATGGACTTTGCCCATGTGCGGAAGGGCGCGCAGGACATTCGCGATCGTCTTGGCGATATCGGCCTTGTCTCCTTCGCCATGCTCTCCGGCGGCAAGGGGGTGCATGTGGTGGTGCCGTTGACGCCGGGACATGATTGGGATGCGCACAAGGATTTCGCGTCCCGCTTCGCCCAGGCGTTGAGCGCGGCCGAACCGGACCGCTTCGTCGCGACGATGAGCAAGGCCAAGCGCAAGGGGCGCATCTTCATCGACTGGCTGCGCAACCAGCGGGGGAGCACCGCCGTCCTTCCCTATTCGGCCCGCGCCCGGCCAGGCGCGCCGGTCGCGGTGCCCATCGACTGGGATGAACTGGGGGAGATGAAGGACGCGCACCCCTTCGGCATCGGCGCCGCCGAAAAACTCTGGCAACGCTCCAGGGAACTCAAGGGATGGGGTTTCGCGGCCCAGGGGCTGCCTGAACTATAG
- a CDS encoding NAD-dependent epimerase/dehydratase family protein produces MSLRIAMTGATGFVGAETLNQALAAGHHVSAITRRAQPPRAHLKWVPGALEDRAALNTLVRDADVVIHIAGVVNAPDRDGFETGNARGTMAVVDAMRQRGVRRLIHVSSLSAREPGLSDYGWSKELAERHVKASGLDWTIIRPPAIYGPGDREMLELFRMARRGIMLMPPGGRLSVIEVSDLARLFLTLAVEKDMKSLTHVYEVDDGTPGGWDHMDFAQAIGRAVGRPVRTFATPAWALGLGARLDRLVRGRNAKLTPDRVSYFCHPDWVAKKRKQPPKRLWAPSVTTEQGLKATVEAYRAKGWL; encoded by the coding sequence ATGTCCCTGCGCATCGCCATGACGGGCGCGACGGGTTTCGTCGGCGCCGAGACATTGAATCAGGCCCTGGCGGCGGGACATCATGTGTCCGCCATCACTCGCCGGGCGCAACCGCCCCGCGCACATCTGAAATGGGTGCCCGGCGCGCTGGAGGACAGGGCGGCGCTCAATACGCTGGTGCGCGACGCCGATGTGGTGATCCATATCGCGGGCGTGGTGAACGCGCCGGACCGCGATGGTTTCGAGACCGGCAACGCGCGGGGCACCATGGCGGTGGTCGACGCCATGCGGCAACGCGGCGTCAGGCGGCTGATCCATGTCTCCTCCCTCTCGGCGCGGGAGCCGGGGCTGTCCGACTATGGCTGGTCCAAGGAACTGGCGGAACGGCATGTGAAGGCGAGCGGCCTTGACTGGACCATCATACGCCCGCCCGCCATCTACGGGCCGGGCGACCGGGAGATGCTGGAACTGTTCCGCATGGCCAGGCGCGGGATCATGCTGATGCCGCCGGGCGGACGGCTGTCGGTGATAGAGGTGAGCGATCTGGCACGGCTGTTCCTGACGCTGGCGGTCGAGAAGGATATGAAGAGCCTGACCCATGTCTATGAGGTGGATGACGGCACGCCGGGCGGCTGGGACCATATGGACTTCGCGCAGGCGATCGGCCGGGCAGTGGGTCGCCCGGTGCGGACCTTCGCGACACCGGCCTGGGCGCTGGGTCTGGGCGCGCGGCTAGACCGGTTGGTGCGCGGCAGGAACGCCAAGCTGACGCCCGACCGGGTAAGCTATTTCTGCCATCCCGACTGGGTGGCCAAGAAACGCAAGCAGCCGCCGAAACGGCTATGGGCGCCAAGCGTGACGACCGAGCAAGGGTTGAAGGCGACGGTAGAGGCTTATCGCGCAAAAGGATGGCTGTAG
- a CDS encoding PRC-barrel domain-containing protein, which translates to MVETIATEETSRLIASNKVEGTSVYNLQNEKLGSIYNFMVDKQSGQVEYAVLQFGGLFGIGNDYYPLPWDILTYEPSQGGYVINLDKAVLEQAPRYEAGKEPAYDKDYGNSVYDYYGLTYPY; encoded by the coding sequence ATGGTTGAGACGATTGCGACAGAGGAAACATCGCGCCTGATCGCTTCGAACAAGGTGGAAGGCACGTCCGTTTACAACCTTCAGAACGAGAAACTGGGTTCCATCTATAATTTCATGGTGGATAAGCAAAGCGGTCAGGTCGAATATGCCGTCCTGCAATTTGGCGGATTGTTCGGCATAGGCAATGATTATTATCCCCTGCCGTGGGACATCCTTACTTATGAACCGTCCCAGGGTGGCTATGTCATCAATCTGGACAAGGCAGTGCTGGAACAGGCGCCGCGTTATGAGGCCGGGAAGGAACCGGCCTATGACAAGGATTACGGCAACAGCGTCTACGATTATTACGGCCTTACCTACCCCTATTGA
- a CDS encoding cysteine hydrolase family protein encodes MENGKDKGDDAGDPAEGGGTALLIVDMLNDLRFAEAERLRPALPAVCDAILTLRDAADRRGLPVLYVNDNYGDWRSDRAQLIAEIRSRSPVPELIDRLWPRDGDYFIAKPHFSGFYATGLQAVLPRIGVSRLILTGIVTDICLLFTAADAHMRNYGLWVPRDTTASIDIERRDRALNIMAEAMAADTRSSVTLI; translated from the coding sequence ATGGAAAATGGCAAGGACAAGGGCGACGATGCCGGCGATCCCGCCGAAGGCGGCGGGACGGCCCTGCTGATCGTCGACATGCTCAACGACTTGAGGTTCGCGGAGGCGGAAAGGCTGAGGCCTGCCCTTCCGGCCGTGTGCGATGCCATCCTGACCCTTCGCGATGCGGCGGACAGGCGCGGCCTTCCTGTCCTTTACGTCAACGACAATTATGGGGATTGGCGATCCGACCGCGCGCAATTGATCGCGGAAATCCGCAGCCGATCCCCCGTGCCGGAACTGATAGACCGGCTCTGGCCGCGAGATGGGGATTATTTCATCGCCAAGCCGCATTTTTCGGGCTTTTACGCGACCGGCCTTCAGGCGGTGCTCCCTCGCATAGGAGTCAGCCGCCTGATCCTTACAGGTATCGTCACGGACATCTGCCTGCTGTTTACCGCCGCCGACGCGCACATGCGCAATTACGGACTATGGGTGCCGCGCGACACGACCGCCAGCATCGATATCGAGCGCCGGGATCGGGCGCTGAACATCATGGCCGAAGCGATGGCCGCCGATACCCGGAGCAGCGTTACCCTCATATAA
- the rpmA gene encoding 50S ribosomal protein L27, which yields MAHKKAGGSSRNGRDSESKRLGVKKFGGQEVIGGNIIIRQRGTRVYPGRNVGMGKDHTLFALGEGRVVFHTGKLGRKYVSVDAMAEAAE from the coding sequence ATGGCACATAAGAAAGCTGGCGGTTCGTCGCGCAACGGTCGCGATTCGGAATCGAAGCGCCTTGGCGTGAAGAAGTTCGGCGGTCAGGAAGTGATCGGCGGCAACATCATCATTCGCCAGCGCGGCACCCGCGTCTATCCGGGCCGCAATGTCGGCATGGGCAAGGACCATACGCTGTTCGCCCTGGGCGAAGGCCGCGTGGTATTCCACACCGGCAAGCTCGGCCGCAAATATGTGTCGGTCGACGCGATGGCCGAAGCAGCCGAATAA
- the obgE gene encoding GTPase ObgE yields the protein MHFLDQAKIFIKSGWGGPGAVSFRREKYVEYGGPDGGNGGKGGDIIFEAVAGLNTLIDFRYTQHFKAQRGMPGAGKNRYGAGGDDLVIKVPVGTQILSDPTPIEGSEDEDGTMEYEQELLADFTEVGQRIMLLRGGDGGRGNLSYKTSTNRAPRQHGTGWPGQEMWVWLRLKLLADVGLVGMPNAGKSTFINQVTNTKAKVGAYAFTTTKPQLGVVLHRDREFVLADIPGLIEGAAEGAGIGDRFLGHIERCRVLLHLIDATGDDPVEQFRIVQDELAAYGGGLDEKPQIVALNKGDLLGQELMEDIAAQLRDEANVDVFIISGATGEGVQALMDAVLPLLDQPGEDVEDDGEDGEATWSPL from the coding sequence ATGCATTTTCTGGATCAAGCGAAGATTTTCATCAAGTCCGGCTGGGGCGGTCCCGGCGCGGTCAGCTTCCGGCGCGAAAAATATGTCGAATATGGCGGCCCGGACGGCGGCAATGGCGGCAAGGGCGGCGACATCATCTTCGAAGCGGTGGCGGGGCTGAACACGCTGATCGATTTTCGCTACACCCAGCATTTCAAGGCCCAGCGCGGCATGCCCGGCGCGGGCAAGAACCGCTATGGCGCGGGCGGCGATGACCTGGTCATCAAGGTGCCTGTGGGCACGCAGATCCTGTCCGATCCCACGCCCATAGAGGGTTCGGAGGATGAGGACGGCACCATGGAATATGAGCAGGAGCTGCTGGCCGACTTCACGGAGGTAGGGCAGCGCATCATGCTGCTGCGCGGCGGCGACGGCGGACGCGGCAACCTATCCTACAAGACCAGCACCAACCGCGCCCCGCGCCAGCATGGCACGGGCTGGCCGGGGCAGGAAATGTGGGTGTGGCTGCGGCTGAAGCTGCTGGCCGATGTCGGCCTTGTCGGCATGCCCAATGCGGGCAAGTCCACCTTCATCAATCAGGTCACCAATACCAAGGCGAAGGTCGGGGCCTATGCCTTCACCACCACCAAGCCGCAGCTTGGCGTGGTGCTGCACCGCGACCGGGAATTCGTGCTGGCCGACATTCCCGGCCTGATCGAGGGCGCGGCGGAGGGCGCGGGGATCGGCGACCGCTTCCTGGGCCATATCGAGCGGTGCCGGGTGCTGCTGCACCTGATCGACGCGACCGGCGACGATCCGGTCGAACAGTTCCGCATCGTGCAGGACGAACTGGCGGCCTATGGCGGCGGGCTGGATGAAAAGCCGCAGATCGTGGCCCTGAACAAGGGCGACCTGCTGGGGCAGGAATTGATGGAAGATATCGCCGCGCAGCTTCGGGACGAGGCGAACGTGGATGTGTTCATCATCTCGGGCGCGACGGGCGAAGGCGTACAGGCGCTGATGGACGCGGTGCTACCGCTGCTGGACCAGCCCGGCGAGGATGTTGAGGATGATGGAGAGGACGGCGAAGCCACATGGTCCCCCCTCTAA
- a CDS encoding hemerythrin domain-containing protein, which translates to MAEEKYTDAIALLKADHRKVEALFEKFEKARGDSQRQLLATQIVNELKIHTIIEEEIFYPALRGRIEEDTLDEAYVEHDGAKVLVNDIAAATPSADFYDAKVTVLSEEIKHHVGEEERPSEGMFAQARRAGVDLVALRDQMLARKQELMKQAEAGGLPPAKPSAVKLVTA; encoded by the coding sequence GTGGCGGAAGAGAAATATACCGACGCAATAGCGCTGTTGAAGGCGGACCACCGCAAGGTAGAGGCGCTTTTCGAGAAGTTCGAGAAGGCTCGCGGCGACAGCCAGAGACAATTGCTGGCCACCCAGATCGTCAACGAACTCAAGATTCACACGATCATAGAAGAAGAAATCTTCTATCCGGCCCTGCGCGGCAGGATCGAGGAAGACACGCTGGATGAAGCCTATGTCGAGCATGACGGCGCCAAGGTGCTGGTCAACGACATCGCCGCCGCCACGCCGTCGGCCGATTTCTACGATGCGAAGGTCACCGTGCTGTCGGAAGAGATCAAGCATCATGTCGGGGAGGAGGAGCGTCCCTCCGAAGGCATGTTCGCCCAGGCACGCAGAGCCGGAGTGGATCTGGTGGCGTTACGCGACCAGATGCTGGCAAGGAAGCAGGAACTGATGAAACAGGCGGAAGCAGGCGGGCTTCCTCCGGCAAAGCCATCCGCCGTCAAGCTGGTGACCGCCTAG
- a CDS encoding Ku protein, which yields MPARPYWQGQIKLALVAIPVEIYPATKSGAAISFRQIHEPTGKPIQYEKVVSGVGPVDRDEIFKGYELSKGNYVLLEQDEIEAVKIESRKTLDLVQFVDADAIDVLYYEKPYFVVPADDLAEEAYAVLRDALRRTRKVGLGQLSVRGREQLVSLKPCGRGLVLEVLRYADEVVKAQTYFRGLPADTADEDMLDLAVSIIDKRTAPFSPEAFHDRYVEALHRLIDKKKKAKGKRIIEEVDDQATARKGGNIIDLMAALKQSAGGKASATRKAAPKKTAPRRKSA from the coding sequence ATGCCCGCACGCCCCTATTGGCAGGGCCAGATCAAGCTGGCTCTGGTCGCCATTCCGGTTGAAATATATCCCGCGACCAAATCCGGGGCGGCGATCAGTTTCCGTCAGATCCACGAACCGACCGGCAAGCCCATCCAATATGAGAAAGTGGTAAGCGGCGTCGGCCCGGTGGATCGCGACGAAATCTTCAAGGGCTATGAACTGTCCAAGGGCAATTATGTCCTGCTGGAACAGGATGAGATAGAGGCGGTGAAGATCGAGAGCCGCAAGACGCTCGACCTTGTCCAATTTGTCGACGCCGATGCCATCGACGTCCTTTATTATGAAAAACCCTATTTCGTGGTCCCGGCGGACGATCTGGCGGAGGAGGCCTATGCCGTGCTGCGCGACGCCCTGCGCCGGACCAGGAAGGTGGGGTTGGGGCAGCTTTCCGTGCGCGGGCGCGAGCAACTGGTTTCGCTCAAGCCGTGCGGGCGCGGACTGGTGCTGGAAGTGCTGCGTTATGCCGATGAGGTCGTCAAGGCGCAGACCTATTTCCGGGGATTGCCGGCGGATACCGCCGATGAGGATATGCTCGACCTGGCGGTCAGCATCATCGACAAGCGGACGGCCCCCTTCAGTCCGGAGGCGTTTCACGATCGCTATGTCGAGGCGCTCCACCGGCTGATCGACAAGAAAAAGAAGGCCAAGGGCAAGCGCATCATCGAGGAAGTCGATGACCAGGCCACGGCGCGCAAGGGCGGCAATATCATCGATCTGATGGCTGCGCTCAAACAGTCCGCCGGAGGCAAAGCGTCGGCGACGAGGAAAGCCGCGCCGAAGAAGACGGCGCCCCGGCGCAAGAGCGCCTGA